In the genome of Solibacillus isronensis, one region contains:
- a CDS encoding alpha/beta hydrolase produces the protein MINGLHPELVESIDRKLKNSRTFEQLIMNNTFVHYSEKNYQLDNCLIEEMMIGNIRVIRIQPEKAKQNMPCFIWFHGGGMVFGSPDDSVPYVTDFVHKFQAVVFIPQYRLAPENPYPAALDDGYDLLKWISEHTDELNIDPTKIIVSGASAGGNLALAVALKARDEKGPKIAAVLPLYPMLDAKERPFHKKFTSSAIWNAEKNKKSWLAYLPDSENIPTYASPFYANVEGLPPVYTFIGTHDLFYEEVCEFVDKLQQSRVQVQFDIYEGCTHGFDLEDIPIALDAKKRLLDITSKLLK, from the coding sequence ATGATAAACGGACTGCACCCTGAACTCGTTGAAAGTATTGACCGTAAATTAAAAAATTCTCGTACATTCGAGCAACTGATCATGAACAACACATTTGTCCATTATTCCGAGAAAAACTACCAACTTGATAATTGTTTAATCGAAGAAATGATGATAGGAAATATACGAGTCATCCGTATACAGCCGGAGAAAGCTAAACAAAATATGCCGTGCTTTATTTGGTTTCATGGTGGGGGGATGGTGTTTGGCAGTCCGGATGACAGCGTGCCTTATGTAACAGATTTTGTACATAAATTCCAAGCGGTAGTATTCATTCCGCAATATCGTCTTGCTCCGGAAAATCCTTATCCTGCTGCTTTAGACGACGGGTATGACCTCTTAAAGTGGATAAGTGAACATACAGATGAACTAAATATAGATCCAACGAAAATTATCGTAAGTGGTGCCAGTGCCGGGGGAAACTTGGCATTGGCCGTTGCTTTAAAAGCTCGAGATGAAAAAGGACCAAAAATCGCGGCGGTTTTACCGCTGTATCCAATGCTTGATGCAAAAGAAAGGCCATTTCATAAGAAATTTACTTCATCTGCTATTTGGAATGCTGAAAAAAACAAAAAAAGTTGGCTTGCTTATTTACCGGATAGTGAAAATATTCCTACTTATGCATCGCCTTTTTATGCAAATGTTGAAGGGCTTCCGCCTGTTTATACATTTATCGGAACGCACGATTTATTTTATGAGGAAGTATGTGAATTTGTGGATAAACTACAGCAATCTCGTGTACAAGTCCAATTTGATATTTACGAAGGATGTACGCACGGATTCGACTTGGAAGACATACCAATCGCCCTTGATGCTAAAAAGAGGCTATTGGACATTACTTCGAAATTATTGAAGTAA
- the gatA gene encoding Asp-tRNA(Asn)/Glu-tRNA(Gln) amidotransferase subunit GatA, which yields MTVFERTSAQLQESLKSGELTIADLTKEAFDRIEKLDGDVQAFLALNKEQATAKAAELDQVPYEERGPLFGMPIGVKDNIVTEGLETTCASKILEGFMPIYDATIVKKLRDAGMITVGKLNMDEFAMGSSNENSAYKTTKNPWNLSHVPGGSSGASAAAVAAGEVPFSLGSDTGGSIRQPAAYCGVVGMKPTYGRVSRFGLVAFASSLDQIGPITRNVKDNALLLEAISGVDEMDSTSADVPVPNYAAALDGNIKGLKIAVPKEFLGEGVGEAAKQSVLDALEVLKGLGATVDEVSLPHSKYALAAYYILSSSEASSNLSRFDGIRYGYRSENAKNLLELYKQSRAEGFGDEVKRRIMLGTYSLSAGTYDAYYKKAQQARTLIKADYDKVFENYDVIIGPTAPTPAFAIGANIDDPLTMYANDILTIPINLAGVPAISVPCGFENGLPLGLQIIGKHFDEETLYRVAYAYEQQTDFAKQTPALWEVK from the coding sequence ATGACAGTATTTGAGCGCACATCAGCACAATTGCAAGAGAGCTTAAAGTCGGGTGAACTAACAATTGCGGATTTAACAAAAGAAGCGTTTGACCGCATTGAAAAGTTGGACGGCGATGTACAAGCTTTCTTAGCATTAAATAAAGAACAAGCAACTGCAAAAGCAGCTGAATTAGATCAAGTTCCTTATGAGGAGCGCGGTCCATTATTCGGTATGCCGATTGGCGTAAAGGATAACATCGTAACAGAAGGATTGGAAACAACTTGTGCTTCTAAAATTCTGGAAGGCTTTATGCCAATTTACGATGCAACAATCGTAAAAAAATTGCGTGATGCAGGCATGATCACAGTCGGTAAATTGAACATGGATGAATTTGCAATGGGTTCTTCAAACGAAAACTCTGCTTATAAAACAACTAAAAACCCATGGAACCTTTCGCATGTACCAGGTGGTTCTTCAGGTGCATCTGCAGCAGCAGTTGCAGCGGGTGAAGTACCATTTTCATTAGGTTCTGATACGGGTGGATCAATCCGTCAACCAGCAGCTTACTGTGGTGTTGTAGGAATGAAACCTACATACGGTCGTGTATCTCGTTTCGGTTTAGTTGCATTCGCATCTTCTTTAGACCAAATTGGACCAATTACACGCAATGTAAAAGACAATGCATTATTACTTGAAGCAATCTCAGGTGTAGACGAAATGGATTCTACTTCTGCAGATGTGCCGGTACCAAACTATGCAGCCGCATTAGACGGTAATATTAAAGGCTTAAAAATTGCTGTACCAAAAGAATTCCTAGGTGAAGGCGTTGGCGAAGCAGCAAAACAGTCAGTGCTTGATGCATTGGAAGTATTAAAAGGCTTAGGTGCTACAGTAGATGAGGTATCTTTACCACACTCTAAATATGCATTAGCAGCATATTACATTCTTTCTTCATCAGAAGCATCTTCAAACCTTTCTCGTTTCGATGGTATTCGTTACGGTTACCGTTCAGAAAACGCGAAAAACTTATTGGAGCTATACAAACAATCTCGTGCTGAAGGTTTCGGCGATGAAGTAAAACGTCGTATTATGCTTGGAACATATTCATTATCAGCTGGTACGTATGATGCTTACTACAAAAAAGCACAACAAGCACGTACTTTAATTAAAGCTGATTACGACAAAGTGTTCGAAAACTACGATGTAATCATCGGGCCAACTGCACCAACACCAGCATTCGCTATTGGCGCAAACATTGATGACCCACTGACAATGTACGCAAACGATATTTTAACAATTCCAATCAACTTAGCAGGTGTACCGGCAATTTCAGTTCCATGCGGTTTTGAAAATGGATTACCATTAGGTTTACAAATTATCGGTAAGCATTTCGATGAAGAAACACTTTACCGTGTGGCATATGCTTATGAGCAACAAACAGATTTCGCTAAACAAACTCCAGCATTATGGGAGGTAAAATAA
- the gatB gene encoding Asp-tRNA(Asn)/Glu-tRNA(Gln) amidotransferase subunit GatB, with the protein MNFETVIGLEIHVELKTNSKIFSSSPNHFGAEPNTNTTVIDLGYPGVLPVLNKQVVDYAMRASLALNMEIEQETKFDRKNYFYPDNPKAYQISQFDKPIGKNGWVEIEIPAKGDTPGYKKKIGITRLHMEEDAGKLTHADGYSLVDLNRQGTPLVEIVSEPDIRTPDEAYAYLEKVKSIIQYTGVSDVRMEEGSLRCDANISIRPYGQEEFGTKTELKNLNSFNFVRRGLEHEEIRQAEVLMAGGVIEQETRRFDEKTGKTILMRVKEGTDDYRYFPEPDLVRLSISDEWVERVRNEIPELPDARKARYVSELGLNDYDANVLVVNKEISDFFDATVNAGADAKLTANWLMGDISAYLNAEQKELKNTALTPENLAGMVKLITDGTISSKIAKKVFTELVTNGGDAAKIVKEKGLVQISDPEVIRGFVTTVLDNDAKSVEDFKAGKDRAIKALLGQIMKASKGQANPQLTNQILMEEINKR; encoded by the coding sequence ATGAACTTTGAAACAGTCATTGGCTTAGAGATTCACGTTGAGCTAAAAACAAACTCAAAAATCTTCTCTAGCAGTCCAAACCACTTCGGTGCTGAACCAAACACAAATACAACAGTAATCGACCTAGGTTATCCAGGTGTTTTACCAGTATTAAATAAACAAGTAGTAGATTACGCTATGCGTGCTTCTTTAGCATTGAACATGGAAATCGAACAAGAAACTAAGTTCGACCGTAAAAACTACTTCTATCCGGACAATCCGAAAGCTTACCAAATTTCACAATTCGATAAGCCAATCGGTAAAAACGGCTGGGTAGAAATCGAAATTCCAGCTAAAGGTGATACACCAGGCTACAAAAAGAAAATCGGCATTACACGTCTTCACATGGAAGAAGATGCTGGTAAATTAACGCATGCTGACGGCTATTCTTTAGTGGACTTAAACCGTCAAGGTACGCCATTAGTAGAAATCGTTTCTGAGCCGGATATCCGCACGCCAGACGAAGCGTATGCTTATCTTGAAAAAGTAAAATCAATCATCCAATATACAGGCGTTTCTGACGTACGTATGGAGGAAGGTTCTCTTCGTTGTGATGCTAACATTTCAATCCGTCCATACGGTCAAGAAGAGTTCGGTACAAAAACTGAGCTTAAAAACTTAAATTCATTCAACTTTGTACGTCGTGGTTTAGAGCACGAAGAAATCCGCCAAGCAGAAGTATTAATGGCTGGTGGCGTTATTGAGCAGGAAACACGCCGTTTTGATGAGAAAACAGGTAAAACAATCCTGATGCGTGTTAAAGAAGGTACAGATGATTACCGTTACTTCCCAGAGCCGGACTTAGTGCGTCTTTCAATTTCTGATGAATGGGTAGAGCGCGTACGTAACGAGATTCCAGAATTACCGGATGCTCGTAAAGCACGTTATGTATCTGAATTAGGTTTAAATGATTATGATGCAAACGTACTTGTAGTAAACAAAGAGATTTCCGATTTCTTTGATGCAACTGTAAATGCAGGGGCTGACGCGAAATTAACAGCTAACTGGTTAATGGGTGATATTTCTGCATACTTAAACGCTGAGCAAAAAGAGTTGAAAAATACAGCTCTAACACCGGAAAACTTGGCAGGTATGGTGAAATTAATTACGGACGGTACAATTTCTTCTAAAATCGCGAAAAAAGTATTCACTGAGTTAGTAACAAACGGTGGAGACGCAGCGAAAATCGTGAAGGAAAAGGGCTTAGTACAAATTTCTGATCCGGAAGTCATCCGTGGTTTCGTAACAACTGTTCTTGATAATGATGCAAAATCAGTAGAAGACTTCAAAGCTGGTAAAGACCGTGCGATTAAAGCACTTCTTGGCCAAATTATGAAAGCTTCTAAAGGTCAGGCAAACCCACAATTAACAAACCAAATCTTAATGGAAGAAATTAATAAACGTTAA
- the gatC gene encoding Asp-tRNA(Asn)/Glu-tRNA(Gln) amidotransferase subunit GatC, which yields MANISKEEVKHVAHLARLAITEEEAEKFAEQLGKITDFAEQLNELDTTNVEPTSHVLPLVNVLREDVAKEGLPLEKVMLNVKEQEAGQIKVPSIME from the coding sequence ATGGCAAACATTTCGAAAGAAGAAGTAAAACACGTAGCACACTTAGCTCGCCTTGCTATTACAGAAGAGGAAGCAGAGAAATTTGCTGAACAATTAGGTAAAATTACTGATTTCGCAGAGCAATTAAATGAATTAGATACAACAAATGTAGAACCGACTTCACATGTTTTACCTTTAGTGAACGTACTTCGCGAGGACGTAGCAAAAGAAGGCTTACCTCTTGAAAAAGTAATGCTGAACGTAAAAGAACAAGAAGCAGGTCAAATTAAAGTACCATCAATTATGGAGTAA
- a CDS encoding GNAT family N-acetyltransferase, with amino-acid sequence MNFIKGDAVRLNPQLKRSFFKLANDTFGLDFEQWDEQGYWNDTYCPYVFEVGGEIVANVSTSSGTMILDGRQYNAVQIGTVMTNPKFQGKGLSRQLMEKVMEDHVSAHIIYLFANNTVLDFYPKFGFETRIQSTFTVDKKDIEAIHTEVKKVNLDDKPTRNVFYETTVFRKPVSQKMSMIQNENIVMFHALTQYRDCIYYVPKFQAFAILNETAEYAELIDVISKEQVDVQEILGCLPIQSEKIRLCFTPDNLKIPVMQDVLIDEGAMFVKNQKDIMYPNNVLYPYSGLA; translated from the coding sequence ATGAATTTCATAAAAGGAGATGCTGTACGCCTTAACCCCCAGCTAAAAAGAAGTTTCTTTAAACTGGCAAACGATACTTTCGGTCTGGATTTTGAACAATGGGATGAGCAAGGGTATTGGAATGATACATATTGTCCCTATGTGTTTGAAGTGGGTGGCGAAATAGTAGCCAATGTATCTACAAGTAGCGGGACGATGATTTTGGATGGCAGGCAGTATAATGCTGTTCAAATCGGGACGGTTATGACAAATCCAAAATTCCAAGGGAAAGGGTTGTCCCGTCAGCTTATGGAAAAGGTGATGGAAGATCATGTGAGTGCACATATCATATACCTGTTTGCGAATAATACAGTATTGGATTTTTATCCGAAGTTTGGCTTTGAAACGCGTATACAATCTACATTTACTGTGGATAAAAAAGATATTGAGGCGATTCATACTGAGGTAAAGAAAGTGAATCTTGATGATAAGCCTACAAGAAATGTATTTTATGAAACAACGGTGTTTAGAAAACCTGTCAGTCAGAAAATGAGTATGATTCAAAATGAAAATATCGTAATGTTCCATGCATTGACGCAATACCGGGACTGTATTTACTATGTTCCTAAGTTTCAGGCATTCGCCATTTTGAATGAAACAGCCGAGTATGCTGAGTTAATTGACGTCATTTCTAAAGAGCAGGTTGATGTACAGGAAATACTCGGTTGCTTGCCTATTCAATCCGAAAAAATCAGACTGTGCTTTACCCCGGATAATTTAAAAATTCCTGTAATGCAAGATGTGCTCATCGATGAGGGAGCAATGTTTGTTAAAAATCAAAAAGATATTATGTATCCGAATAATGTGCTTTATCCATACAGTGGTCTGGCATAA
- the ligA gene encoding NAD-dependent DNA ligase LigA, which produces MNEIEQRIAELNKLLHEYGYAYYVLDKPIVEDSVYDQLLHELIALEEANPEFIYPDSPTQRVGGMVLEGFKKVTHETSMLSLSNAFNEEDLRDFDRKIEQAIGKNYSYVCELKIDGLAISLRYENGVFVQGATRGDGTVGEDITANLKTIRAIPLRLKEPVTLEVRGEAYMPKKSFDKLNERRAENGEELFANPRNAAAGSLRQLDPKIAASRNLSTFIYAVGGDGESYGIDGHWEMLKYLEELGFPSNKEREYCETIEDVLAFIEKWTEARPNLSYEIDGIVIKVNRYAHQDELGFTAKSPRWAIAYKFPAEEVITKLLDIELTVGRTGVITPTAILTPVLVAGTTVSRASLHNEDLIREKDIRIDDTVIVRKAGDIIPQIVGVVLEQRPDDAVPYKMPTHCPACDEEVVRIDTDVALRCVNPQCPAQIAEGVKHFVSRNAMNIDGLGEKVVEQLLREGYIQDVAGLYELTVEQLINLERMGQKSATNLVEALIQSKENSLERLLFGLGIRHVGEKAAKILAAHFETIDALMVATEEELKDIHEIGDKMAESIVAYFANEQVQQLIERLKGFGLNMSYKGKKVVMEAGANPFAGKTIVLTGKLQQLTRNEAKAKIEQLGGTVAGSVSKKTDLVIVGEDAGSKLEKAQSLGIEIWDEVRLIEQLI; this is translated from the coding sequence ATGAATGAAATAGAACAAAGAATTGCGGAATTGAACAAGCTTCTTCATGAGTATGGCTATGCGTATTATGTACTGGATAAACCGATAGTAGAAGATAGCGTATATGATCAGCTTTTACATGAACTTATCGCATTAGAAGAAGCTAATCCGGAATTTATTTATCCTGATTCTCCTACTCAGCGTGTCGGTGGCATGGTATTGGAAGGCTTTAAAAAGGTAACGCATGAAACATCGATGCTTAGTTTGTCGAATGCTTTCAATGAAGAAGATTTGCGTGATTTCGACCGGAAAATCGAGCAGGCAATCGGTAAAAATTATTCGTATGTATGTGAACTGAAAATTGATGGCTTGGCCATATCTCTGCGCTATGAAAACGGGGTATTTGTACAAGGTGCTACACGCGGTGACGGAACAGTAGGGGAAGACATTACAGCCAACCTGAAAACAATCCGTGCCATTCCATTACGTTTAAAAGAACCAGTAACATTAGAAGTGCGCGGCGAAGCCTATATGCCGAAAAAATCTTTTGATAAACTGAATGAACGTCGTGCTGAAAATGGAGAAGAGTTATTTGCAAATCCCCGAAACGCAGCAGCAGGATCGTTGCGTCAATTAGATCCGAAAATTGCAGCAAGCCGAAATTTATCGACGTTTATATATGCAGTTGGCGGAGATGGAGAAAGCTATGGCATCGACGGACATTGGGAAATGCTCAAGTATTTGGAGGAGCTAGGTTTCCCATCAAATAAAGAGCGTGAGTATTGCGAAACTATTGAGGACGTTTTGGCGTTTATAGAAAAGTGGACAGAAGCGCGCCCAAATTTATCGTATGAAATTGATGGTATCGTCATTAAAGTAAACCGCTATGCTCATCAGGATGAGCTTGGCTTTACAGCAAAATCGCCGCGCTGGGCAATTGCTTACAAATTCCCGGCTGAAGAAGTTATAACAAAATTATTGGATATTGAACTGACAGTAGGCCGCACGGGTGTTATTACTCCAACAGCGATTTTAACACCGGTACTTGTTGCGGGGACTACTGTGAGCCGTGCATCATTGCACAATGAAGACCTGATCCGTGAAAAGGACATTCGAATCGATGATACGGTCATCGTACGAAAAGCAGGGGATATTATTCCGCAAATTGTGGGGGTCGTTCTGGAGCAACGCCCGGATGACGCCGTACCGTATAAAATGCCGACACATTGTCCTGCGTGCGATGAAGAAGTTGTACGTATAGATACTGATGTAGCGTTGCGCTGCGTGAATCCTCAGTGTCCTGCGCAAATTGCGGAAGGTGTGAAGCATTTCGTATCACGTAATGCGATGAATATCGATGGTCTTGGCGAGAAGGTAGTCGAACAGCTGCTGCGCGAAGGCTATATTCAAGATGTAGCAGGACTTTATGAACTTACAGTAGAGCAGCTGATTAACCTGGAGCGAATGGGACAAAAATCGGCGACGAATTTAGTTGAAGCGCTTATTCAGTCAAAGGAAAATTCGCTGGAACGATTACTATTCGGTCTTGGCATCCGCCATGTTGGGGAAAAAGCAGCCAAGATTTTGGCAGCTCATTTTGAAACAATCGATGCACTAATGGTCGCTACTGAAGAGGAATTGAAAGATATTCATGAAATTGGCGATAAAATGGCTGAATCGATTGTAGCGTATTTTGCAAACGAGCAGGTACAACAATTAATCGAACGCCTAAAAGGATTTGGCTTGAATATGTCCTATAAAGGCAAGAAAGTTGTCATGGAAGCAGGGGCAAATCCATTTGCAGGAAAAACAATTGTACTGACAGGTAAATTGCAGCAATTGACACGTAACGAAGCAAAGGCGAAAATAGAACAGTTAGGTGGTACGGTTGCAGGGAGTGTCAGTAAAAAAACAGACCTTGTAATTGTCGGAGAAGATGCAGGCTCGAAGCTTGAAAAGGCCCAAAGCTTAGGCATTGAAATTTGGGATGAAGTGCGCCTAATCGAACAATTAATATAG
- a CDS encoding CamS family sex pheromone protein gives MKRYRWIPAIIVAAMLSACAPNLTPDTELTQESDTEQAVETTIIPNMQINDKFYRTLIPYKESASRGLVVSNIYTKYDMKEVETGLMRISQNHFDTENYYFQEGQYLDEETLKYWLARPNQTEDKGPEFQGLNPSSVDEKTGKEMEPTVKATEAPVYLAHIVEQNYLTKTDENKVKLAGVSIGLALNSVYYYQKEQYGEFFEQKIPDAKIEAEGKKIAQEVINRLRARPELADVPIVIGLFKQAERNAIVPGTYTDYNFAETGKTELGEWKAIDEKYVTFPMSSPDDVYRELNTNFQNFKQDVDKYFSNFTSVFATGFYQNKKVQKLDIEIPIQFYGTAEITGFTQYLTGLMLNHLPLDLYISVSITSVNGPEVLIIKEPNEDKPFVHIYE, from the coding sequence ATGAAACGTTATCGCTGGATACCTGCGATAATTGTAGCGGCGATGTTGTCAGCGTGTGCGCCAAACCTCACACCTGATACAGAACTGACGCAAGAATCAGATACAGAACAAGCTGTGGAAACAACAATTATTCCGAACATGCAAATAAACGATAAATTTTATCGTACATTGATTCCTTATAAGGAAAGTGCAAGCCGTGGTTTAGTTGTTTCCAATATTTATACGAAGTACGATATGAAAGAAGTCGAAACAGGCTTGATGCGTATTTCACAAAATCATTTCGATACGGAAAACTACTATTTCCAGGAAGGTCAGTATTTAGATGAAGAAACATTGAAATACTGGTTAGCCCGTCCAAACCAAACAGAAGACAAAGGACCGGAATTCCAAGGTCTAAACCCGTCAAGTGTGGATGAGAAGACAGGCAAGGAAATGGAACCTACTGTAAAAGCTACAGAAGCTCCGGTTTATTTGGCCCATATTGTGGAACAAAATTATTTAACAAAAACCGATGAGAACAAAGTAAAGCTGGCTGGTGTTTCAATTGGTTTAGCTTTAAATTCAGTTTACTATTATCAAAAAGAGCAGTATGGAGAATTCTTTGAACAAAAAATTCCCGATGCGAAAATAGAAGCAGAAGGTAAAAAAATAGCGCAGGAAGTTATCAATCGATTGCGTGCCCGTCCGGAACTGGCAGATGTTCCAATTGTCATTGGTTTATTTAAACAAGCTGAAAGAAATGCGATTGTTCCAGGGACATATACTGACTATAACTTCGCGGAGACAGGAAAAACAGAATTGGGTGAGTGGAAAGCAATCGATGAAAAATACGTTACTTTCCCGATGAGTTCGCCGGATGATGTATACCGAGAATTGAATACGAATTTCCAAAACTTCAAGCAAGATGTCGACAAATATTTCTCGAACTTCACGAGTGTATTTGCGACTGGATTTTACCAAAACAAAAAAGTCCAGAAGCTTGATATCGAAATCCCGATCCAGTTTTACGGAACAGCTGAAATTACAGGGTTTACACAATATTTGACCGGCTTAATGCTTAATCATTTACCTCTTGACCTGTATATTTCGGTGAGTATTACTTCTGTTAACGGACCTGAAGTACTAATTATTAAAGAACCGAATGAAGATAAGCCTTTTGTTCATATTTATGAGTAA
- the nagA gene encoding N-acetylglucosamine-6-phosphate deacetylase, with product MEKTWCIGPLQIVREQRIEEDCYAVIEGKKIVRFCKKDEVPEQIELVETKSVYKMMPGMIDQHIHGMSGSDVMDGTENSLNTISTALAKYGVTTFLATTMTAAETQIEHVVQSIANTKNNVRGAKIAGIHLEGPFINPVQKGAQSDQFIIKPSVEIFDHLNESSQNEIKLITLAAELDEDHKLTTYLKNKGIVASIGHSDAKYSETKAMLEQQLIQNATHFCNGMRPIHHREPGLQVALLQSECMLEIIADGFHIHPDMIRFIYDTIGEDRMILISDSMRATELADGIYDLGGQQVRVEEGLCKLVGSDALAGSTLNLNRSRKNMKEWLGLSDVTLAKLTSTNSAKLLGLFEKKGSIEIGKDADFYIVNENEDVVLTVSEGQIIYENSEL from the coding sequence ATGGAAAAAACATGGTGTATTGGACCACTCCAAATTGTCCGGGAACAGCGGATAGAGGAAGATTGTTATGCCGTTATTGAAGGCAAAAAAATAGTCCGGTTTTGTAAAAAAGATGAAGTGCCTGAACAAATTGAACTTGTGGAAACAAAGTCAGTATATAAAATGATGCCGGGAATGATTGACCAGCATATTCACGGAATGTCAGGTTCTGACGTTATGGACGGAACGGAAAACAGTCTAAATACGATCAGTACAGCACTTGCAAAATACGGGGTGACCACCTTTTTAGCAACAACGATGACTGCGGCAGAAACTCAGATCGAGCATGTTGTACAATCGATTGCCAATACGAAGAACAATGTAAGAGGTGCCAAAATTGCCGGCATACATTTAGAAGGTCCTTTCATTAACCCGGTTCAAAAAGGGGCACAGTCCGACCAGTTTATAATAAAGCCTTCTGTAGAAATATTTGACCATTTAAACGAGTCTTCACAAAATGAAATAAAGCTTATTACATTAGCGGCAGAGTTAGATGAAGACCACAAGCTTACAACGTACTTAAAAAATAAGGGAATTGTAGCATCAATCGGTCACTCTGATGCCAAATATTCTGAGACAAAGGCAATGTTGGAACAACAGCTTATTCAGAATGCCACTCATTTCTGTAATGGGATGAGGCCGATCCATCACCGGGAGCCAGGCTTGCAGGTCGCTTTACTGCAAAGTGAGTGTATGCTGGAAATTATTGCTGACGGTTTTCATATTCACCCGGACATGATTCGCTTCATTTACGACACGATTGGTGAAGACCGGATGATATTAATATCAGACAGTATGCGGGCAACCGAATTAGCAGACGGGATTTATGATTTAGGTGGACAACAAGTTCGTGTAGAAGAGGGTTTGTGTAAATTAGTCGGAAGTGATGCGCTTGCGGGAAGTACGCTCAATTTAAACAGGTCCAGAAAAAATATGAAAGAGTGGCTTGGATTATCAGATGTGACACTGGCTAAGCTGACTTCTACAAACAGTGCAAAATTGTTAGGGTTATTTGAAAAAAAAGGGTCAATCGAAATTGGTAAAGATGCTGATTTTTATATCGTAAATGAAAACGAGGATGTTGTATTAACTGTTTCAGAAGGACAGATTATTTATGAAAATAGTGAGCTCTAA